The following proteins come from a genomic window of Trifolium pratense cultivar HEN17-A07 linkage group LG4, ARS_RC_1.1, whole genome shotgun sequence:
- the LOC123923488 gene encoding uncharacterized protein LOC123923488 isoform X1 encodes MDGLNSQSQSHTVRKQFLYTVDNMMHILNQIGRWLMQPNLWRFIGFASAVVGLLCYALSSSFNYLFGEWNLLKIFLYSVFSFIICLVILFAKLFQHSRSLRFKAHTAFLVLTITSVYSFFFDKVMNGKPDAYSLISCAAFSIMSLSLSRQTQCGFEIDLLYFFLGCLIVQLMKIKLQLFILGAGFSYSLIILRSFFSSIDARGHNQYSQFQDGNSVVLHIDSLQLANTDIACARSRNNIDSPPLVITTDISSVMEQLWTFVKALQQENLNLIQMVMDHVKNYCEQHSPLVATDPNFMMDALKPETIKGLEETAKVMVSAGFEKDFSDVYNSCRRECLDKCLMHRLFMLKKLSSEDIHDMPWMDLEDEIKIWIRAFNVTLKILFPGERQLCDRVFSGFASAADFSFIEICRESIVQLLNFADSIAAGSHSPECLFNIIEVFETLRDLIPEFESLFCDQYSVSLKNEAITIWKKLGKAIRSIFMELEYLLDQNLTTGTYLSSGLHPITQHVVNYLRVVSQSRKTLEQVFDDSSLSGKIINIMDILESNLKAKAKCYEDPSLGYIFLMNNNTYIIQMTKDNELGILLGDEWFQKHTLKIWHYHEQYQITLGTMPPTLVQDFFPLLYIKQQIKGVRRIEGSKAYEGNVQEIEALLSQLPKSRKMEPEIEIRTIVLISPAPHVESIEKMPPKDGFIWKKYGKKEIPDVKYPRSYYRCSHMNLDACQAKKKVQQLGDNPNVFEVTYNGAHSCRMSLTIPSLFLPARRISKDMTQTTMPASTSYSEWLSSGTPAKYINSIPTAKLAAPEDGGHHPMTDNVVDSLISDIRSQQIYAVNGDEEFSPETDRTMELLESILASMSEKYVDASLRHFFMMNNWRFLEMTPIGMQLNAIFGNVWFQRNRTKVQQKLELYKRDSWDKVLECLKLDINDSTEINFATDLMKEKLNLFNMKFTETCSVQCRWSVHDEKLREEIIESLKNTLLPAYGTFIGKFQDFLKNKAYKYIEYGMFDIQDVLDSLFLGNKKDV; translated from the exons ATGGATGGTCTCAACTCTCAATCTCAGTCTCACACAGTCCGAAAACAATTCTTATACACTGTGGACAACATGATGCATATTCTAAATCAAATTGGGAGATGGTTGATGCAGCCAAATTTGTGGAGATTTATAGGCTTCGCGTCAGCTGTTGTTGGACTGCTCTGTTATGCTCTAAGCTCTTCCTTCAACTATCTCTTTGGAGAATGGAATTTGCTGAAAATATTTCTTTATAGTGTTTTCAGTTTCATCATATGCTTGGTGATTTTATTTGCAAAATTATTTCAACATTCGAGAAGTCTCCGGTTCAAAGCTCACACAGCATTTTTGGTATTGACAATCACCTCTGTTTATTCCTTTTTCTTCGATAAAGTGATGAATGGGAAACCAGATGCATATAGTTTAATTTCATGTGctgctttttctatcatgtcATTGAGTTTGTCGAGGCAAACTCAATGCGGATTTGAAATTGATCTTCTCTATTTCTTCCTCGGATGTCTAATTGTGCAACTCATGAAGATTAAATTGCAGTTATTCATTCTTGGAGCAGGTTTCAGCTACTCTCTTATTATTCTCcgttcttttttctcttctattGATGCTAGAGGACATAATCAATACTCTCAATTCCAAGATGGAAACTCGGTGGTTCTTCATATTGATTCACTACAACTAGCTAATACTGATATTGCTTGTGCTAGAAGTAGAAATAACATCGATTCACCACCATTGGTGATCACTACTGATATTAGTAGTGTGATGGAACAACTCTGGACTTTTGTGAAGGCGCTTCAACAAGAAAATTTAAATCTCATTCAGATGGTTATGGATCATGTAAAAAACTATTGTGAACAACACTCTCCATTGGTGGCGACCGATCCTAACTTCATGATGGATGCGCTGAAGCCAGAAACAATCAAAGGCCTGGAGGAAACAGCGAAGGTTATGGTGAGCGCTGGGTTTGAGAAGGATTTTTCTGATGTGTACAACAGTTGCCGGAGGGAATGCTTGGACAAATGCCTAATGCATAGATTATTCATGTTAAAGAAACTCAGCAGCGAGGACATTCACGATATGCCATGGATGGATCTCGAAGACGAGATTAAAATATGGATTAGAGCTTTCAATGTCACCCTTAAGATACTTTTCCCAGGTGAGCGACAACTCTGTGATCGTGTCTTCTCCGGGTTCGCATCTGCAGCTGATTTCTCCTTCATTGAGATTTGCAGGGAATCCATCGTTCAACTTCTAAATTTTGCAGATTCTATTGCAGCCGGAAGTCATTCTCCAGAATGTTTGTTTAACATCATCGAGGTGTTTGAAACATTGCGTGACCTAATTCCAGAATTTGAGTCCTTATTTTGTGATCAGTACAGTGTGTCTCTAAAGAATGAAGCAATTACTATATGGAAGAAACTTGGGAAAGCAATTAGAAGTATTTTCATGGAGTTGGAGTATTTGCTTGACCAAAACTTGACGACGGGGACATATCTCAGCAGTGGTCTTCACCCGATTACTCAACATGTGGTGAACTATCTCCGTGTAGTTTCCCAATCACGGAAAACACTAGAGCAAGTTTTTGACGATTCCTCACTTTCTGGGAAGATTATTAATATTATGGATATATTGGAGAGTAATTTAAAAGCAAAGGCAAAATGCTACGAGGATCCTTCTTTAGGctatattttcttgatgaatAACAACACTTATATAATTCAGATGACCAAAGATAATGAACTAGGAATCCTTTTAGGGGATGAATGGTTCCAAAAACACACTCTGAAAATTTGGCACTACCATGAACAATATCAGATAACTTTGGGCACTATGCCCCCCACTTTAGTGCAAGATTTTTTCCCATTATTGTACATCAAACAACAGATAAAAGGTGTACGAAGGATCGAAGGATCAAAGGCGTACGAAGGAAATGTGCAGGAAATAGAAGCATTACTCTCTCAGCTACCAAAAAG TAGGAAAATGGAACCGGAGATAGAGATAAGAACAATAGTACTGATCTCTCCTGCACCACACGTTGAAAGCATAGAAAAAATGCCACCGAAAGACGGGTTTATCTGGAAAAAATATGGAAAGAAAGAGATACCTGACGTCAAATACCCGAG gAGTTACTATAGGTGCagccacatgaatttagatgcCTGTCAAGCCAAGAAGAAAGTACAACAACTTGGTGACAATCCAAACGTTTTTGAAGTAACATACAATGGTGCACATTCCTGCCGTATGTCCTTGACAATACCATCATTATTTTTACCAGCACGAAGGATCTCAAAGGATATGACTCAAACCACCATGCCGGCATCAACTTCATATTCTGAGTGGCTTTCATCGGGCACGCCAG CCAAATACATAAACTCTATCCCAACGGCCAAGCTAGCTGCTCCGGAAGACGGTGGGCATCATCCTATGACGGACAATGTCGTGGACTCTCTTATTTCTGATATCAGATCACAGCAGATCTATGCTGTTAATGGAGACGAAGAATTTTCACCAGAAACGGACAGGACAATGGAACTGTTAGAGAGCATATTGGCATCGATGTCCGAAAAATATGTGGACGCGTCTTTGCGTCATTTCTTCATGATGAATAATTGGAGATTCTTAGAAATGACACCTATAGGAATGCAACTGAATGCAATATTCGGCAATGTTTGGTTCCAAAGAAACAGAACAAAAGTCCAACAAAAACTTGAACTCTATAAAAGAGACTCATGGGATAAGGTGTTGGAATGTTTAAAGTTGGATATAAATGACTCCACGGAAATTAATTTTGCGACAGATTTGATGAAAGAAAAGCTCAATTTGTTTAACATGAAATTTACAGAAACATGTAGTGTTCAGTGCAGATGGTCTGTTCATGATGAGAAGCTAAGGGAAGAAATAATTGAATCTCTCAAAAATACCTTGTTGCCAGCATATGGAACCTTCATTGGGAAGTTTCAGGATTTTCTTAAAAACAAAGCTTACAAGTATATTGAGTATGGAATGTTTGATATTCAAGATGTACTTGATAGTTTGTTTCTTGGAAACAAGAAAGACGTATGA
- the LOC123923488 gene encoding uncharacterized protein LOC123923488 isoform X2 encodes MDGLNSQSQSHTVRKQFLYTVDNMMHILNQIGRWLMQPNLWRFIGFASAVVGLLCYALSSSFNYLFGEWNLLKIFLYSVFSFIICLVILFAKLFQHSRSLRFKAHTAFLVLTITSVYSFFFDKVMNGKPDAYSLISCAAFSIMSLSLSRQTQCGFEIDLLYFFLGCLIVQLMKIKLQLFILGAGFSYSLIILRSFFSSIDARGHNQYSQFQDGNSVVLHIDSLQLANTDIACARSRNNIDSPPLVITTDISSVMEQLWTFVKALQQENLNLIQMVMDHVKNYCEQHSPLVATDPNFMMDALKPETIKGLEETAKVMVSAGFEKDFSDVYNSCRRECLDKCLMHRLFMLKKLSSEDIHDMPWMDLEDEIKIWIRAFNVTLKILFPGERQLCDRVFSGFASAADFSFIEICRESIVQLLNFADSIAAGSHSPECLFNIIEVFETLRDLIPEFESLFCDQYSVSLKNEAITIWKKLGKAIRSIFMELEYLLDQNLTTGTYLSSGLHPITQHVVNYLRVVSQSRKTLEQVFDDSSLSGKIINIMDILESNLKAKAKCYEDPSLGYIFLMNNNTYIIQMTKDNELGILLGDEWFQKHTLKIWHYHEQYQITLGTMPPTLVQDFFPLLYIKQQIKGVRRIEGSKAYEGNVQEIEALLSQLPKRKMEPEIEIRTIVLISPAPHVESIEKMPPKDGFIWKKYGKKEIPDVKYPRSYYRCSHMNLDACQAKKKVQQLGDNPNVFEVTYNGAHSCRMSLTIPSLFLPARRISKDMTQTTMPASTSYSEWLSSGTPAKYINSIPTAKLAAPEDGGHHPMTDNVVDSLISDIRSQQIYAVNGDEEFSPETDRTMELLESILASMSEKYVDASLRHFFMMNNWRFLEMTPIGMQLNAIFGNVWFQRNRTKVQQKLELYKRDSWDKVLECLKLDINDSTEINFATDLMKEKLNLFNMKFTETCSVQCRWSVHDEKLREEIIESLKNTLLPAYGTFIGKFQDFLKNKAYKYIEYGMFDIQDVLDSLFLGNKKDV; translated from the exons ATGGATGGTCTCAACTCTCAATCTCAGTCTCACACAGTCCGAAAACAATTCTTATACACTGTGGACAACATGATGCATATTCTAAATCAAATTGGGAGATGGTTGATGCAGCCAAATTTGTGGAGATTTATAGGCTTCGCGTCAGCTGTTGTTGGACTGCTCTGTTATGCTCTAAGCTCTTCCTTCAACTATCTCTTTGGAGAATGGAATTTGCTGAAAATATTTCTTTATAGTGTTTTCAGTTTCATCATATGCTTGGTGATTTTATTTGCAAAATTATTTCAACATTCGAGAAGTCTCCGGTTCAAAGCTCACACAGCATTTTTGGTATTGACAATCACCTCTGTTTATTCCTTTTTCTTCGATAAAGTGATGAATGGGAAACCAGATGCATATAGTTTAATTTCATGTGctgctttttctatcatgtcATTGAGTTTGTCGAGGCAAACTCAATGCGGATTTGAAATTGATCTTCTCTATTTCTTCCTCGGATGTCTAATTGTGCAACTCATGAAGATTAAATTGCAGTTATTCATTCTTGGAGCAGGTTTCAGCTACTCTCTTATTATTCTCcgttcttttttctcttctattGATGCTAGAGGACATAATCAATACTCTCAATTCCAAGATGGAAACTCGGTGGTTCTTCATATTGATTCACTACAACTAGCTAATACTGATATTGCTTGTGCTAGAAGTAGAAATAACATCGATTCACCACCATTGGTGATCACTACTGATATTAGTAGTGTGATGGAACAACTCTGGACTTTTGTGAAGGCGCTTCAACAAGAAAATTTAAATCTCATTCAGATGGTTATGGATCATGTAAAAAACTATTGTGAACAACACTCTCCATTGGTGGCGACCGATCCTAACTTCATGATGGATGCGCTGAAGCCAGAAACAATCAAAGGCCTGGAGGAAACAGCGAAGGTTATGGTGAGCGCTGGGTTTGAGAAGGATTTTTCTGATGTGTACAACAGTTGCCGGAGGGAATGCTTGGACAAATGCCTAATGCATAGATTATTCATGTTAAAGAAACTCAGCAGCGAGGACATTCACGATATGCCATGGATGGATCTCGAAGACGAGATTAAAATATGGATTAGAGCTTTCAATGTCACCCTTAAGATACTTTTCCCAGGTGAGCGACAACTCTGTGATCGTGTCTTCTCCGGGTTCGCATCTGCAGCTGATTTCTCCTTCATTGAGATTTGCAGGGAATCCATCGTTCAACTTCTAAATTTTGCAGATTCTATTGCAGCCGGAAGTCATTCTCCAGAATGTTTGTTTAACATCATCGAGGTGTTTGAAACATTGCGTGACCTAATTCCAGAATTTGAGTCCTTATTTTGTGATCAGTACAGTGTGTCTCTAAAGAATGAAGCAATTACTATATGGAAGAAACTTGGGAAAGCAATTAGAAGTATTTTCATGGAGTTGGAGTATTTGCTTGACCAAAACTTGACGACGGGGACATATCTCAGCAGTGGTCTTCACCCGATTACTCAACATGTGGTGAACTATCTCCGTGTAGTTTCCCAATCACGGAAAACACTAGAGCAAGTTTTTGACGATTCCTCACTTTCTGGGAAGATTATTAATATTATGGATATATTGGAGAGTAATTTAAAAGCAAAGGCAAAATGCTACGAGGATCCTTCTTTAGGctatattttcttgatgaatAACAACACTTATATAATTCAGATGACCAAAGATAATGAACTAGGAATCCTTTTAGGGGATGAATGGTTCCAAAAACACACTCTGAAAATTTGGCACTACCATGAACAATATCAGATAACTTTGGGCACTATGCCCCCCACTTTAGTGCAAGATTTTTTCCCATTATTGTACATCAAACAACAGATAAAAGGTGTACGAAGGATCGAAGGATCAAAGGCGTACGAAGGAAATGTGCAGGAAATAGAAGCATTACTCTCTCAGCTACCAAAAAG GAAAATGGAACCGGAGATAGAGATAAGAACAATAGTACTGATCTCTCCTGCACCACACGTTGAAAGCATAGAAAAAATGCCACCGAAAGACGGGTTTATCTGGAAAAAATATGGAAAGAAAGAGATACCTGACGTCAAATACCCGAG gAGTTACTATAGGTGCagccacatgaatttagatgcCTGTCAAGCCAAGAAGAAAGTACAACAACTTGGTGACAATCCAAACGTTTTTGAAGTAACATACAATGGTGCACATTCCTGCCGTATGTCCTTGACAATACCATCATTATTTTTACCAGCACGAAGGATCTCAAAGGATATGACTCAAACCACCATGCCGGCATCAACTTCATATTCTGAGTGGCTTTCATCGGGCACGCCAG CCAAATACATAAACTCTATCCCAACGGCCAAGCTAGCTGCTCCGGAAGACGGTGGGCATCATCCTATGACGGACAATGTCGTGGACTCTCTTATTTCTGATATCAGATCACAGCAGATCTATGCTGTTAATGGAGACGAAGAATTTTCACCAGAAACGGACAGGACAATGGAACTGTTAGAGAGCATATTGGCATCGATGTCCGAAAAATATGTGGACGCGTCTTTGCGTCATTTCTTCATGATGAATAATTGGAGATTCTTAGAAATGACACCTATAGGAATGCAACTGAATGCAATATTCGGCAATGTTTGGTTCCAAAGAAACAGAACAAAAGTCCAACAAAAACTTGAACTCTATAAAAGAGACTCATGGGATAAGGTGTTGGAATGTTTAAAGTTGGATATAAATGACTCCACGGAAATTAATTTTGCGACAGATTTGATGAAAGAAAAGCTCAATTTGTTTAACATGAAATTTACAGAAACATGTAGTGTTCAGTGCAGATGGTCTGTTCATGATGAGAAGCTAAGGGAAGAAATAATTGAATCTCTCAAAAATACCTTGTTGCCAGCATATGGAACCTTCATTGGGAAGTTTCAGGATTTTCTTAAAAACAAAGCTTACAAGTATATTGAGTATGGAATGTTTGATATTCAAGATGTACTTGATAGTTTGTTTCTTGGAAACAAGAAAGACGTATGA
- the LOC123923489 gene encoding uncharacterized protein LOC123923489, producing the protein MTHILIQIWRWLMQPKVWRFIGFASAVVGLVCYALSSSFNYLFGDWNFLKLFLYIIFSFIICFVILFAKLLQHSRSLRFKAHTAFLVLTITSVYSFFFDKVMNGKPDAYSLISCAAFAIMSLSLSRQTQCGFEIDLLYFFLGCLIVQLMKIKLQLFILGAGFSYSLIILRSFFSSIDARGDDQYSQLQDENSVVLYMNSLQLANIDIASDSNRIDSSQLMIANDISSVMEQLMAFVKALQHESVIIIQMIFVHVEKYYAKKQSQFVFNDPNFMMDAFKLETIKGLEKTAKVMVCSGFGKDFSIVYNSCRRECLDKCLNRLFSLEKYNIQDVHNIPWKELEDNIESWIRASNVALKMLFPGERQLCNRIFFGFSSVADFSFLDICKGWTIQLVTFVNAIATRSHSPERLFKILEVFQTLCDLIPEFESLFCDQYSVSLINEAMTIWKRLKESIKGIFMELQYLIGKDPVNVTVNGGGLHPITQYVMNYLSVVCQSRQTLEQVFEDSSFSQTIHRIMDILESNLEMKSKCYDDPSIGYIFLMNNNTYIVQVTKDNELGTILGYDWLQKHALKVWHYYGREVQQSPYKTRHYDGREVLQSLYNARQIGKIDRSNVEGSEGSKGYERDVQLIEASLTQLERIGTKDSEAEIRTIVISPSQQFGMAHKMSPDDGFTWKKYKEKEMLDFKYPRSYYMCNHMTRYSGGFKKKVQQLDDNPNMFEVTYKGGHSCCMSLTKASLILPPRKIRNTSNSKDIITQTTMPPSSTSYSRWLSSATPVKSISSIPEVNLPAPANGGHHPMMYNVADYLVSAIRSQKIKFVNADRAFSTQTEEPMKLLESILEWKSKIYADTSLRHFFMMNNWRYLEVAIQRRELNEIFGNIWCQKFRVKVQQKLELYQRNSWEKVLDFLKLDINDSSVEINLAVDSMKENLSCFNMHLAETLRIQCTWSVHDEKLRGEIISSLKNILLPVYGTFIGKFQNFLKNDAYEYIEYGIFDIEDVLDSLFLGNKTDE; encoded by the exons ATGACACATATTTTAATCCAAATTTGGAGATGGTTGATGCAGCCAAAGGTGTGGAGATTTATAGGCTTTGCTTCAGCTGTTGTTGGACTGGTCTGTTATGCTTTAAGCTCTTCCTTCAACTATCTCTTTGGCGATTGGAATTTTCTGAAactttttctttatattattttcagTTTCATCATATGCTTTGTGATTTTATTTGCAAAATTATTGCAACATTCGAGGAGTCTCCGGTTCAAAGCTCATACCGCATTTTTGGTATTGACAATAACCTCTGTTTATTCCTTTTTCTTCGATAAAGTGATGAATGGGAAACCAGATGCATATAGTTTAATTTCATGTGCTGCTTTTGCTATCATGTCATTGAGTTTGTCGAGGCAAACTCAATGTGGATTTGAAATCGATCTTCTCTATTTCTTCCTCGGGTGTCTAATTGTGCAACTCATGAAGATTAAATTGCAGTTATTCATTCTTGGAGCAGGTTTCAGCTACTCTCTTATTATTCTCcgttcttttttctcttctattGATGCTAGAGGAGATGATCAATACTCTCAACTCCAGGATGAAAATTCGGTGGTTCTTTATATGAATTCTCTACAACTCGCCAATATTGATATCGCTAGCGATAGCAATAGAATAGATTCATCACAATTGATGATCGCTAATGATATTAGTAGTGTGATGGAACAACTCATGGCTTTTGTGAAGGCACTTCAGCATGAAAGTGTAATTATCATTCAAATGATTTTTGTGCATGTAGAAAAATACTATGCTAAAAAACAATCTCAGTTTGTGTTCAATGACCCTAACTTCATGATGGATGCATTTAAGCTAGAAACTATCAAAGGCCTCGAGAAAACAGCAAAGGTTATGGTATGCTCTGGGTTTGGGAAAGATTTTTCCATTGTGTATAATAGTTGTAGGAGGGAATGCTTGGATAAGTGCCTAAATAGATTATTCAGTTTAGAAAAGTACAACATCCAGGACGTTCATAATATCCCGTGGAAAGAACTCGAAGACAATATTGAAAGTTGGATTCGTGCTTCCAATGTTGCTCTAAAGATGCTTTTCCCTGGCGAGCGACAACTCTGCAACCGCATCTTCTTTGGATTCTCATCCGTTGCTGATTTCTCTTTCCTGGACATTTGCAAGGGATGGACCATTCAACTTGTGACTTTTGTCAATGCTATTGCCACCAGAAGCCATTCGCCAGAGCGTTTGTTTAAAATTCTAGAGGTGTTTCAAACATTGTGTGACCTAATTCCGGAATTTGAGTCATTATTTTGTGATCAATACAGTGTCTCTCTAATAAATGAAGCAATGACCATATGGAAGAGACTCAAGGAATCAATCAAAGGCATATTCATGGAGTTGCAGTATCTGATTGGCAAAGATCCAGTTAACGTGACAGTTAATGGTGGCGGTCTTCACCCGATTACCCAGTATGTGATGAACTACCTAAGTGTAGTTTGTCAATCCCGACAAACACTAGAGCAAGTGTTTGAAGATTCCTCATTTTCTCAGACGATTCATAGGATTATGGATATATTGGAGAGTAATTTGGAAATGAAGTCCAAATGCTACGATGATCCATCTATAGGCTATATTTTCTTAATGAATAACAACACGTATATAGTTCAAGTGACCAAAGATAATGAATTGGGAACCATTTTGGGGTATGATTGGCTCCAAAAACACGCTCTGAAAGTTTGGCACTACTATGGTAGGGAAGTTCAACAATCACCGTACAAAACCAGACACTACGATGGCAGGGAAGTTCTACAATCATTGTACAACGCCCGACAGATTGGTAAAATAGATCGGAGCAATGTGGAAGGTTCCGAAGGATCAAAGGGGTATGAAAGAGATGTGCAACTGATAGAAGCATCACTTACTCAACTAGAAAg AATTGGGACAAAGGACTCAGAGGCAGAGATAAGAACAATAGTAATCTCTCCCTCACAACAGTTTGGGATGGCTCATAAAATGTCACCAGACGATGGCTTTACCTGGAAAAAATATAAGGAGAAAGAGATGCTTGACTTCAAATACCCGAG GAGTTACTACATGTGCAACCACATGACTAGATATTCAGGTGGATTCAAGAAGAAAGTACAACAACTTGATGACAATCCAAACATGTTTGAAGTAACATACAAGGGTGGACATTCCTGCTGCATGTCCTTAACAAAGGCATCATTAATTTTACCACCACGAAAAATAAGGAATACCTCAAACTCAAAGGATATCATCACTCAAACCACTATGCCTCCATCATCAACTTCATATTCTAGGTGGCTTTCATCCGCCACACCAG TTAAATCCATAAGCTCTATCCCAGAGGTCAATCTACCTGCTCCGGCCAACGGTGGGCATCATCCTATGATGTACAACGTCGCCGACTATCTTGTTTCTGCTATCAGATCGCAAAAAATCAAGTTTGTTAATGCAGACAGAGCATTTTCAACACAAACAGAGGAGCCAATGAAACTGTTAGAAAGCATTCTGGAATGGAAGTCTAAAATTTATGCGGACACTTCGTTGCGTCATTTTTTCATGATGAATAATTGGAGGTATTTAGAAGTTGCAATTCAAAGAAGGGAATtgaatgaaatttttggaaatatttGGTGCCAAAAATTCAGAGTAAAAGTTCAACAAAAGCTTGAACTTTATCAAAGAAACTCATGGGAAAAAGTGTTGGATTTTTTGAAGTTAGATATCAATGACTCCtccgtggaaattaatttagcAGTAGATTCGATGAAAGAAAATCTCAGTTGTTTTAACATGCACTTAGCAGAGACACTTAGAATTCAATGCACATGGTCTGTTCATGATGAGAAGCTAAGGGGGGAAATAATTTCATCTCTCAAAAACATCTTGCTGCCTGTGTATGGAACCTTCATTGGGaagtttcaaaattttcttaaaaacgATGCTTACGAGTATATCGAGTATGGAATTTTTGATATTGAAGATGTACTTGATAGTTTGTTTCTTGGAAACAAGACAGATGAATGA